A window of the Lactuca sativa cultivar Salinas chromosome 7, Lsat_Salinas_v11, whole genome shotgun sequence genome harbors these coding sequences:
- the LOC111903976 gene encoding dof zinc finger protein 4 → MGLSSKQVSGDHIELNWTQNMLTSDTIQSSSNPRSTTLKRSLPTQQSDLVKCPRCDSTNTKFCYYNNYNKTQPRHFCKACKRHWTKGGTLRNVPVGGGRKNKRSKRPNTTTTAATTTVDHSLGFNGHKYMFPDDKGLFFKPNDSEFDQVSWDFNGGFTSSTTSMQPTPRQSLGFSMLSNMTSMDTTSIPIIPTSFSPLLSGFKDDSTLTTARTMVQNSATVSQPWMQAPTTSNFLESNYWNWNDIDSIVDESDLNKPFEDPQV, encoded by the coding sequence ATGGGGTTGAGTAGCAAACAAGTTTCTGGTGATCATATTGAGCTCAACTGGACTCAAAACATGCTAACATCAGACACCATACAGTCTTCATCAAACCCTCGTTCAACAACATTGAAAAGATCGCTACCAACACAACAATCCGATCTTGTAAAGTGTCCACGATGTGATTCAACAAACACAAAGTTTTGTTACTACAATAACTACAACAAAACGCAGCCAAGACATTTTTGTAAAGCTTGCAAGAGGCATTGGACCAAAGGTGGCACTCTTCGTAATGTCCCCGTTGGTGGTGGTCGGAAAAACAAGCGGAGCAAACGACCTAACACCACCACAACTGCCGCCACAACCACTGTGGATCACAGTTTAGGATTTAATGGTCACAAATACATGTTCCCAGATGATAAAGGCTTGTTCTTTAAACCAAATGACAGCGAATTCGATCAAGTTTCTTGGGATTTTAATGGCGGATTCACCAGTTCCACCACCAGTATGCAACCAACTCCGCGTCAAAGTTTAGGGTTTTCGATGCTGTCAAACATGACCTCCATGGATACAACCTCTATTCCGATCATTCCAACTTCTTTTTCGCCATTGTTATCTGGTTTTAAAGACGATTCAACCCTCACCACAGCAAGAACGATGGTGCAAAATTCTGCAACAGTTTCGCAGCCATGGATGCAGGCTCCAACCACCAGCAATTTCTTGGAATCAAATTACTGGAACTGGAATGACATTGATTCAATTGTTGATGAATCTGATCTTAACAAGCCCTTTGAAGATCCACAAGTTTGA